The Melospiza georgiana isolate bMelGeo1 chromosome 9, bMelGeo1.pri, whole genome shotgun sequence genome has a segment encoding these proteins:
- the PTGS2 gene encoding prostaglandin G/H synthase 2, whose amino-acid sequence MPLLPLALLAALLAAGRAANPCCSNPCQNRGVCMTTGPDSYECDCTRTGFYGQNCATPEFFTWLKLTLKPSPNTVHYILTHFEGVWNIINNIPFLRDTIMRYVLTSRSHLIDSPPTYNSDYNYKTWEAYSNLSYYTRSLPPVGLDCPTPMGVKGKKELPDSKLIVEKFLLRRKFIPDPQGTNVMFTFFAQHFTHQFFKTDQKRGPAFTRALGHGVDLNHIYGETLERQLKLRLRKDGKLKYQMIDGEMYPPTVRDTQAEMLYPPHVPEHLRFSVGQEVFGLVPGLMMYATIWLREHNRVCDVLKHQHPEWDDEQLFQTARLILIGETIKIVIEDYVQHLSGYHFKLKFDPELLFNQKFQYQNRIAAEFNTLYHWHPLLPDTFQIHDQEYTFQQFLYNNSIMLEHGLSHMVKSFSKQSAGRVAGGKNVPAAVQKVAKASIDQSRQMRYQSLNEYRKRFMLKPFRSFEELTGEKEMAAELEELYGDIDAMELYPGLLVEKPRPGAIFGETMVEMGAPFSLKGLMGNAICSPEYWKPSTFGGKVGFDIVNTASLQKLICNNVKGCPFTAFHILPPEPTEATINVSTSKTAMEDINPTLLLKERSAEL is encoded by the exons atgccgctgctgcccctggccctgctggccgCGCTGCTGGCCGCCGGTCGCGCCG CCAACCCTTGCTGCTCGAACCCCTGCCAGAACAGAGGCGTCTGCATGACCACGGGGCCAGATAGCTACGAGTGCGACTGCACCAGGACAGGCTTCTACGGGCAGAACTGCGCCACAC CGGAATTCTTCACGTGGCTGAAGCTAACATTGAAACCATCACCAAACACTGTCCACTACATCCTCACCCACTTCGAAGGGGTCTGGAATATCATCAACAACATTCCCTTCTTAAGGGACACTATTATGAGATATGTACTAACGT CAAGATCACATTTGATTGACAGCCCGCCAACTTACAATAGTGACTACAATTACAAAACCTGGGAAGCTTATTCCAATCTTTCCTACTACACAAGAAGCCTTCCACCAGTAGGACTTGACTGCCCAACACCAATGGGTGTTAAAG GGAAGAAAGAGCTCCCAGATTCAAAGCTGATCGTGGAGAAGTTTTTGCTGAGGAGAAAGTTTATTCCCGACCCACAAGGCACAAACGTGATGTTCACCTTCTTTGCCCAGCACTTCACCCACCAGTTCTTCAAGACGGACCAGAAGCGGGGCCCTGCCTTCACCAGAGCACTTGGCCACGGG GTTGACTTGAACCACATTTATGGAGAGACTCTGGAGAGACAACTTAAACTGAGGCTTCGAAAGGATGGAAAGCTAAAATACCAG ATGATCGATGGAGAAATGTACCCTCCGACGGTGCGGGACACGCAGGCAGAGATGCTGTACCCGCCTCACGTGCCCGAGCACCTGCGCTTCTCCGTGGGCCAGGAGGTGTTCGGGCTGGTGCCGGGGCTCATGATGTACGCCACGATCTGGCTGCGCGAGCACAACCGCGTCTGCGACGTGCTCAAGCACCAGCACCCCGAGTGGGATGACGAGCAGCTCTTCCAGACCGCCCGGCTCATTCTCATCG GAGAGACAATCAAGATCGTTATAGAGGACTATGTGCAGCACCTGAGTGGGTACCACTTCAAGCTGAAGTTTGACCCTGAGCTGCTGTTCAACCAGAAGTTCCAGTACCAGAACCGCATTGCAGCCGAGTTCAACACTCTGTACCACTGGCACCCGCTGCTGCCTGACACCTTCCAGATCCATGACCAGGAATACACCTTCCAGCAGTTCCTCTACAACAACTCCATCATGCTGGAGCATGGACTCTCCCATATGGTCAAATCTTTCTCCAAGCAAAGTGCTGGCAGG GTTGCTGGTGGGAAGAatgttcctgcagcagtgcagaaaGTGGCTAAGGCCTCCATTGACCAAAGCAGACAGATGAGGTACCAGTCCTTGAACGAGTACAGGAAACGCTTCATGCTGAAACCATTCCGATCCTTCGAAGAGCTTACAG gagaaaaagagatggcagcggagctggaggagctgtaCGGGGACATCGATGCCATGGAGCTGTACCCAGGCCTGCTGGTGGAGAAGCCCCGGCCCGGGGCCATCTTTGGCGAGACCATGGTGGAGATGGGGGCCCCGTTCTCCCTGAAGGGCCTGATGGGCAACGCCATCTGCTCCCCCGAGTACTGGAAGCCCAGCACCTTCGGGGGCAAGGTGGGCTTTGACATCGTCAACACGGCCTCCCTACAGAAGCTCATCTGCAACAACGTGAAGGGCTGTCCCTTCACCGCCTTCCACATCCTGCCTCCCGAGCCCACCGAGGCCACCATTAACGTTAGTACCTCAAAAACTGCCATGGAAGATATCAACCCCACACTCCTGCTGAAAGAGCGCTCTGCCGAGCTGTAG